From Methanosarcina lacustris Z-7289, one genomic window encodes:
- a CDS encoding FAD-dependent oxidoreductase yields the protein MTTASQNQVVTDVLVIGGGMAGAFAAITAKEQGLNVTLVDKGTVGRSGATPWAVGFGIFDEKEGLDRDKWIANFRSSGEYVNNLDWLDQFLDESKNRWEDLVAWGYTNEAARHPSLVLRDKLVESDVKLIERTMITTLLTQDDSKNNPVIGAMGFSIDSEEAIVILAKATITCAGAGAFKAPGFPIQGQTSDSDAMAYRVGAAISGKEWNDFHFTYVDAPASCWNQWGGMWQMITGKTTDIGATGVSLNSVYSIHTGENMTSDTAGGPSGGQPSGGGPGGEGSGEGSGKGAASGPSPGGEGGPHPDQSRGEQVLGAAMGLGIHKAEGIWPTSLQGTCNLPGLFAAGDALASMLCGSAYGGGGVSLSGSAVQGVKVAEGAVAYAQQADEPTLSEDAIASLQEAMFAPRERESGFSPAWVTQVLQNTTFPYFVLLVKHEDRLQAALSTITFLREHMAPRLIAKDAHELRLAHETENMLLNAEMKLRASLFRTESRGTHYREDYPARDDENWLAWVLLQKGSDGQMTVTKEAIPDDWKPDLSIPYKERYTNRFPGELEFLGLA from the coding sequence ATGACAACGGCCTCACAAAATCAGGTTGTCACTGATGTTTTAGTGATTGGCGGCGGGATGGCCGGGGCGTTCGCCGCTATCACGGCCAAAGAACAGGGGCTTAATGTCACCCTGGTGGACAAGGGCACTGTTGGCCGTTCCGGTGCAACCCCCTGGGCCGTTGGCTTTGGCATCTTTGATGAGAAGGAAGGCCTCGACCGGGACAAGTGGATCGCCAATTTTCGGTCATCCGGCGAATACGTCAACAATCTTGACTGGCTGGATCAATTTCTGGATGAGTCTAAAAATCGCTGGGAAGACCTTGTGGCGTGGGGTTACACCAATGAGGCCGCCCGCCACCCCAGCCTTGTCCTGCGAGATAAGCTCGTAGAAAGCGATGTCAAACTCATTGAACGCACCATGATCACCACCCTGCTCACGCAAGATGACAGTAAAAACAATCCGGTGATCGGTGCGATGGGCTTTTCCATCGACAGCGAAGAAGCCATCGTCATTCTGGCAAAGGCCACGATCACATGTGCCGGGGCCGGGGCCTTCAAAGCGCCCGGCTTTCCCATTCAGGGACAGACTTCCGACAGTGACGCGATGGCCTATCGCGTTGGTGCAGCCATCAGCGGCAAGGAATGGAACGATTTCCACTTTACCTATGTCGATGCCCCGGCGTCCTGCTGGAACCAGTGGGGCGGCATGTGGCAAATGATCACGGGGAAAACAACCGACATCGGTGCAACCGGCGTGTCACTCAACAGCGTGTACTCCATTCATACCGGCGAAAACATGACGAGCGACACGGCAGGCGGCCCATCGGGTGGCCAACCCTCTGGCGGAGGTCCAGGTGGCGAAGGTAGTGGCGAAGGTAGTGGCAAAGGTGCAGCCTCCGGTCCATCACCTGGCGGTGAAGGTGGCCCACATCCGGATCAGAGCCGTGGTGAGCAAGTGCTGGGCGCGGCTATGGGTCTCGGCATCCATAAAGCCGAAGGCATCTGGCCCACCTCGCTGCAGGGTACCTGCAACTTGCCGGGGTTGTTCGCAGCAGGTGATGCGCTGGCCTCCATGCTGTGTGGTTCCGCCTATGGTGGCGGCGGGGTCTCGCTGAGCGGTTCGGCGGTACAGGGTGTCAAGGTGGCTGAAGGTGCGGTTGCATATGCCCAACAGGCTGATGAACCCACTCTATCTGAGGATGCCATCGCCAGCTTGCAGGAAGCAATGTTTGCCCCCCGCGAACGCGAGAGTGGCTTTTCACCGGCATGGGTCACACAGGTGTTGCAAAACACCACGTTTCCCTACTTTGTCCTCCTTGTTAAGCATGAGGATAGGTTGCAAGCAGCTCTTTCGACCATAACTTTCCTGCGGGAACACATGGCACCGAGACTTATAGCCAAGGATGCACACGAACTGCGTCTGGCCCATGAAACTGAAAACATGCTCCTGAATGCCGAGATGAAACTGCGTGCCTCGTTGTTCCGCACAGAGAGTCGCGGAACGCACTACCGGGAAGATTATCCCGCCCGCGACGATGAAAATTGGCTGGCCTGGGTCTTGTTGCAAAAGGGGTCGGATGGCCAGATGACCGTGACAAAAGAAGCAATTCCAGACGACTGGAAGCCTGACCTGAGTATCCCGTACAAAGAGCGTTACACCAATCGCTTCCCCGGCGAACTGGAATTCCTGGGGTTGGCCTGA
- a CDS encoding DUF4405 domain-containing protein, translating to MNKAEKNFFVDIVIGIAFLITAISALVFLVPTGWIDFSSSTTPTILGLNFGVWKMLHKYSGIVILIGVVIHQLQHWNWIITMIKKVLPRLRLPKRQRADSAQSKKV from the coding sequence ATGAATAAGGCAGAAAAGAACTTTTTTGTGGATATTGTGATCGGAATCGCTTTCCTGATCACAGCGATCAGCGCACTGGTCTTCCTGGTGCCAACCGGGTGGATCGACTTTTCTAGCAGCACGACCCCAACCATTCTGGGGCTGAACTTCGGTGTGTGGAAAATGCTGCACAAGTATAGTGGCATCGTGATACTCATTGGAGTGGTGATACACCAGTTGCAGCACTGGAACTGGATCATCACCATGATAAAGAAAGTGTTGCCTCGGCTCCGTCTGCCAAAACGGCAACGAGCCGATTCAGCCCAGAGCAAAAAGGTCTAA
- a CDS encoding Lcl C-terminal domain-containing protein, with protein MKHNILKIALVAMMVIAASLSVCMGEAESTSQQEITTNLTYPIVDTSQGTCYNNSKLIDCPAEGEAFYGQDAQYTGTAPNYTDNGDGTVTDEVTGLVWAQNLSNSSMSWEDANDYCENLELGGYDDWRLPTVKDLWSIRDFSQGWPWVDTDYFYLVGNGTEGAQQHSWSSNLYLVKDEYQNDQVIGSPAFIVNDWTGHIKAMSGNRFVRAVRGGTSYGINDFVDNGDGTVTDNATGLMWSQNDSGKGMDWEDALAYAENSTYAGYDDWRLPNAKELQSIADYSGTFPAMNTSEFNLTELTNIKGQTDYPFYWSSTSNPVEGSDGEVAEGSVYAWVLAAGYNTDPDGYDLHGAGSVVFCPKSEENFTEQDPEIHRYNYVILVRGGNVTETPDGDPTTVNPDRVVSFPDGDTGRRSGPDNRSTLDNGSGA; from the coding sequence ATGAAACACAATATTTTAAAAATTGCTCTTGTTGCGATGATGGTCATTGCCGCCTCGCTTTCTGTCTGTATGGGAGAGGCCGAATCAACATCTCAGCAAGAGATCACTACCAATTTAACATACCCAATTGTTGATACCTCACAGGGCACCTGCTACAACAATAGCAAACTCATCGACTGTCCTGCGGAGGGTGAAGCGTTTTATGGGCAGGATGCACAATACACAGGAACTGCTCCCAACTACACCGACAACGGAGACGGCACCGTCACCGACGAAGTGACTGGTCTGGTCTGGGCACAGAACCTGTCAAACTCATCCATGAGCTGGGAAGACGCGAATGACTATTGTGAAAACCTGGAACTGGGTGGCTATGACGACTGGCGCCTGCCTACGGTGAAAGATTTGTGGTCCATCAGGGACTTTTCGCAGGGTTGGCCATGGGTCGATACCGACTACTTTTACCTGGTTGGCAATGGAACTGAGGGTGCTCAACAGCATTCATGGTCGAGTAATCTCTACCTTGTTAAAGACGAATATCAGAACGACCAGGTGATTGGAAGTCCTGCATTCATTGTTAACGACTGGACCGGACACATCAAAGCGATGAGCGGTAACCGATTCGTACGTGCTGTCCGTGGTGGTACATCCTACGGCATCAACGACTTTGTTGACAACGGCGACGGCACGGTCACCGACAATGCCACCGGTTTGATGTGGAGTCAGAACGACAGCGGTAAGGGAATGGACTGGGAAGATGCTCTGGCCTATGCTGAAAACTCCACCTACGCTGGCTACGATGATTGGCGCCTGCCCAATGCTAAGGAATTGCAGAGCATTGCTGATTACTCCGGCACTTTCCCTGCCATGAATACATCTGAGTTCAATCTAACGGAGCTTACTAATATAAAGGGACAGACCGATTATCCGTTTTACTGGTCGAGCACATCAAACCCAGTAGAAGGTAGTGACGGCGAAGTAGCTGAGGGTTCTGTTTATGCCTGGGTACTGGCTGCTGGTTATAACACTGACCCTGATGGTTACGACCTGCATGGAGCTGGCTCAGTCGTTTTCTGCCCTAAATCGGAAGAGAATTTTACAGAACAGGATCCCGAAATTCACCGTTACAACTATGTGATCCTGGTACGCGGTGGTAATGTAACAGAAACGCCGGATGGAGACCCAACCACCGTCAATCCTGATCGGGTTGTTTCATTTCCGGACGGTGACACCGGTAGACGTAGTGGTCCCGATAATAGAAGTACCCTGGATAATGGATCAGGAGCTTAA